Proteins encoded together in one Oenanthe melanoleuca isolate GR-GAL-2019-014 chromosome 7, OMel1.0, whole genome shotgun sequence window:
- the ANKZF1 gene encoding ankyrin repeat and zinc finger domain-containing protein 1 isoform X3, whose protein sequence is MPESRSVFEAAQDPELLRGLTLVTGAAADTGAAELALVSHEKPAAPSCEKAHGVAEVPERMCCLTCGQVFGSREEQTEHYRLDWHRFNLKQRLLGRRTLPAEVFEEKTRTGDVSSISGSDSDSSDVSSESELLPSGSDTPQTPQIPRSHKVLLRNAKGQLISAYRCVLVTGKGDSEEPVELTASLQSLSASTCWVVLMMGGGHFAGAVFRGLQMQEHKTFHRYTVRARRGTAQGLRDAQTPGSAPRSAGASLRRYNEAALLKDIQELLAAWAQHLNEAQRIFLRAPRQNRVLLFGGRNPPLTRGDPRICHIPLSTRRATLREVLRVHAALASLQVYGKDTPLEDITGSPRKVWQKRQQKAEVDQEDTTAPVLSPPSAPEEEEEEEESPAGELETVEITLGTLDLREFEVMPKRNRKRRKKRDKKVEKGPCTEETGYQCGQPGLEPVTELQGEAELLPWSNAGDPQTQLCDALFTACKTGDMRTLRHLLGVPENGDVPGDSEDGESVDMAHSLLNQPVDERGSTLLHVAARAGKAEAVCLLLEAGADPALRDRQERTPYCVSADRLTRNTFRRFMVDHPDKYDYSRAKVPGPLTQEMEAKKLEKKRAQKAQRKQREQAQREEQQRWEQEQEKKRWFAALSDREKRALAAERRLAAQLQDTSTTLTNISRCWHCGESLLGRIPFHYLDFSFCSTACLQTHRRAQAGRT, encoded by the exons ATGCCGGAGAGCAGGTCCGTGTTTGAGGCCGCTCAGGACCCTGAGCTCCTGCGTGGGCTGACTCTTGTCACCGGAGCTGCTGCGGATACGGGTGCTGCCGAGCTGGCACTTGTGAGCCACG AGAaacctgcagcacccagctgtgAGAAGGCCCATGGGGTCGCCGAGGTGCCAGAGAGGATGTGTTGCTTGACCTGTGGGCAGGTGTTTGGGAGCCGGGAGGAGCAG ACTGAGCACTACCGTCTTGATTGGCACCGCTTCAACCTGAAGCAGCGACTCCTGGGGCGCCGGACGCTCCCTGCAGAGGTGTTTGAGGAGAAAACCCGCACAG GTGATGTTTCCAGCATCTCAGGATCTGACTCAGATAGCTCTGATGTGAGCAGTGAGTCGGAGTtgctgccctctggcagtgacaCTCCCCAGACCCCCCAGATTCCCCGCTCCCACAAGGTGCTGCTCCGCAATGCGAAGGGCCAGCTCATCTCCGCGTACCGCTGCGTGCTGGTCACCGGGAAG GGTGACTCTGAGGAGCCAGTGGAGCTgacagcatccctgcagagcctcagtGCAAGCACGTGCTGGGTTGTGCTGATGATGGGTGGCGGGCACTTCGCAGGAGCAGTGTTCCGGGG cctgcagaTGCAGGAGCACAAGACCTTCCACCGCTACACGGTGCGAGCACGGcggggcacagcccagggcctCCGTGATGCCCAGACCCCAGGGTCAGCACCCAGGTCGGCTGGGGCCTCCCTGCGCCGCTACAATGAGGCTGCGCTGCTCAAG gATATTcaggagctcctggcagcctgggcacagcacctGAATGAAGCTCAGCGCATCTTCCTCCGCGCCCCTCGTCAAAACCGTGTGCTGCTCTTTGGTGGCAGGAACCCACCCCTCACCCGAGGGGACCCTCGCATCTGCCACATCCCCCTCAGCACCCGCAGGGCCACCCTGCGAGAGGTGCTGCGAGTCCACGCCGCGCTGGCCAGCCTGCAGGTGTATG ggaaggacACACCACTGGAGGACATCACTGGATCTCCCCGGAAGGTTTGGCagaagaggcagcagaaggcagaggtGGATCAGGAGGACACAACTG CCCCAGTCTTATCACCCCCCTCAgccccagaggaggaggaggaggaggaagaaagccCTGCAGGGGAACTGGAGACTGTGGAAATTACACTGGGGACCTTGGACCTCCGGGAGTTTGAAGTAATGCCCAAGCGAAACCgcaaaaggaggaagaagagggacAAGAAAGTGGAGAAAG GGCCTTGCACTGAAGAGACTGGATACCAGTGTGGGCAGCCTGGCTTGGAGCcagtgacagagctgcagggggaggctgagctgcttccctggagCAATGCAG GAGACCCTCAGACCCAGCTCTGTGATGCTCTGTTCACTGCATGCAAGACGGGGGATATGCGGACACTGCGGCACCTCTTGGGTGTGCCAGAGAACGGGGACGTGCCGGGGGACAGTGAGGATGGGGAATCTGTGGACATGGCCCACTCCCTGCTGAACCAGCCCGTGGACGAGCGTGGCAGCACCCTGCTTCATGTGGCAGCACGGGCTGGCAAGGCTGAGGCTGtgtgtctgctgctggaggcaggggcAGACCCTGCCCTCAG ggacaggcaggagaggaCCCCATACTGCGTTTCTGCTGACAGACTGACCCGCAACACCTTCCGCAGGTTCATGGTGGACCATCCAGACAAGTACGACTACAGCCGTGCCAAG GTGCCAGGGCCCCTGACACAGGAGATGGAGGCCAAGAAGCTGGAGAAGAAGCGGGCACAGAAAGCCCAGAGGAAGCAACGGGAGCAAGCCCAGCGGGAGGAGCAGCAGcgctgggagcaggagcaggaaaagaagCGGTGGTTTGCAGCCCTGTCTGACCGGGAGAAG AGGGCACTGGCTGCTGAGCGGAGGttggctgcacagctgcaggacaCCAGCACGACTCTTACCAACATCAG CCGCTGCTGGCATTGTGGAGAGTCCCTGCTGGGACGGATCCCTTTCCATTACCTCGACTTCTCCTTCTGTTCCACGGCCTGTCTGCAAACCCACCGCCGGGCCCAGGCTGGGCGCACCTAA
- the ANKZF1 gene encoding ankyrin repeat and zinc finger domain-containing protein 1 isoform X1 — protein MPESRSVFEAAQDPELLRGLTLVTGAAADTGAAELALVSHEKPAAPSCEKAHGVAEVPERMCCLTCGQVFGSREEQTEHYRLDWHRFNLKQRLLGRRTLPAEVFEEKTRTGDVSSISGSDSDSSDVSSESELLPSGSDTPQTPQIPRSHKVLLRNAKGQLISAYRCVLVTGKASHSPISGRGTPEKGDSEEPVELTASLQSLSASTCWVVLMMGGGHFAGAVFRGLQMQEHKTFHRYTVRARRGTAQGLRDAQTPGSAPRSAGASLRRYNEAALLKDIQELLAAWAQHLNEAQRIFLRAPRQNRVLLFGGRNPPLTRGDPRICHIPLSTRRATLREVLRVHAALASLQVYGKDTPLEDITGSPRKVWQKRQQKAEVDQEDTTAPVLSPPSAPEEEEEEEESPAGELETVEITLGTLDLREFEVMPKRNRKRRKKRDKKVEKGPCTEETGYQCGQPGLEPVTELQGEAELLPWSNAGDPQTQLCDALFTACKTGDMRTLRHLLGVPENGDVPGDSEDGESVDMAHSLLNQPVDERGSTLLHVAARAGKAEAVCLLLEAGADPALRDRQERTPYCVSADRLTRNTFRRFMVDHPDKYDYSRAKVPGPLTQEMEAKKLEKKRAQKAQRKQREQAQREEQQRWEQEQEKKRWFAALSDREKRALAAERRLAAQLQDTSTTLTNISRCWHCGESLLGRIPFHYLDFSFCSTACLQTHRRAQAGRT, from the exons ATGCCGGAGAGCAGGTCCGTGTTTGAGGCCGCTCAGGACCCTGAGCTCCTGCGTGGGCTGACTCTTGTCACCGGAGCTGCTGCGGATACGGGTGCTGCCGAGCTGGCACTTGTGAGCCACG AGAaacctgcagcacccagctgtgAGAAGGCCCATGGGGTCGCCGAGGTGCCAGAGAGGATGTGTTGCTTGACCTGTGGGCAGGTGTTTGGGAGCCGGGAGGAGCAG ACTGAGCACTACCGTCTTGATTGGCACCGCTTCAACCTGAAGCAGCGACTCCTGGGGCGCCGGACGCTCCCTGCAGAGGTGTTTGAGGAGAAAACCCGCACAG GTGATGTTTCCAGCATCTCAGGATCTGACTCAGATAGCTCTGATGTGAGCAGTGAGTCGGAGTtgctgccctctggcagtgacaCTCCCCAGACCCCCCAGATTCCCCGCTCCCACAAGGTGCTGCTCCGCAATGCGAAGGGCCAGCTCATCTCCGCGTACCGCTGCGTGCTGGTCACCGGGAAGGCAAGTCACAGCCCAATTTCTGGGAGAGGGACTCCAGAAAAG GGTGACTCTGAGGAGCCAGTGGAGCTgacagcatccctgcagagcctcagtGCAAGCACGTGCTGGGTTGTGCTGATGATGGGTGGCGGGCACTTCGCAGGAGCAGTGTTCCGGGG cctgcagaTGCAGGAGCACAAGACCTTCCACCGCTACACGGTGCGAGCACGGcggggcacagcccagggcctCCGTGATGCCCAGACCCCAGGGTCAGCACCCAGGTCGGCTGGGGCCTCCCTGCGCCGCTACAATGAGGCTGCGCTGCTCAAG gATATTcaggagctcctggcagcctgggcacagcacctGAATGAAGCTCAGCGCATCTTCCTCCGCGCCCCTCGTCAAAACCGTGTGCTGCTCTTTGGTGGCAGGAACCCACCCCTCACCCGAGGGGACCCTCGCATCTGCCACATCCCCCTCAGCACCCGCAGGGCCACCCTGCGAGAGGTGCTGCGAGTCCACGCCGCGCTGGCCAGCCTGCAGGTGTATG ggaaggacACACCACTGGAGGACATCACTGGATCTCCCCGGAAGGTTTGGCagaagaggcagcagaaggcagaggtGGATCAGGAGGACACAACTG CCCCAGTCTTATCACCCCCCTCAgccccagaggaggaggaggaggaggaagaaagccCTGCAGGGGAACTGGAGACTGTGGAAATTACACTGGGGACCTTGGACCTCCGGGAGTTTGAAGTAATGCCCAAGCGAAACCgcaaaaggaggaagaagagggacAAGAAAGTGGAGAAAG GGCCTTGCACTGAAGAGACTGGATACCAGTGTGGGCAGCCTGGCTTGGAGCcagtgacagagctgcagggggaggctgagctgcttccctggagCAATGCAG GAGACCCTCAGACCCAGCTCTGTGATGCTCTGTTCACTGCATGCAAGACGGGGGATATGCGGACACTGCGGCACCTCTTGGGTGTGCCAGAGAACGGGGACGTGCCGGGGGACAGTGAGGATGGGGAATCTGTGGACATGGCCCACTCCCTGCTGAACCAGCCCGTGGACGAGCGTGGCAGCACCCTGCTTCATGTGGCAGCACGGGCTGGCAAGGCTGAGGCTGtgtgtctgctgctggaggcaggggcAGACCCTGCCCTCAG ggacaggcaggagaggaCCCCATACTGCGTTTCTGCTGACAGACTGACCCGCAACACCTTCCGCAGGTTCATGGTGGACCATCCAGACAAGTACGACTACAGCCGTGCCAAG GTGCCAGGGCCCCTGACACAGGAGATGGAGGCCAAGAAGCTGGAGAAGAAGCGGGCACAGAAAGCCCAGAGGAAGCAACGGGAGCAAGCCCAGCGGGAGGAGCAGCAGcgctgggagcaggagcaggaaaagaagCGGTGGTTTGCAGCCCTGTCTGACCGGGAGAAG AGGGCACTGGCTGCTGAGCGGAGGttggctgcacagctgcaggacaCCAGCACGACTCTTACCAACATCAG CCGCTGCTGGCATTGTGGAGAGTCCCTGCTGGGACGGATCCCTTTCCATTACCTCGACTTCTCCTTCTGTTCCACGGCCTGTCTGCAAACCCACCGCCGGGCCCAGGCTGGGCGCACCTAA